A genomic stretch from Limnobacter thiooxidans includes:
- a CDS encoding phosphoribosylanthranilate isomerase, with protein sequence MRTRIKLCGFQTEDTVRAATRAGADAIGFVFYPPSPRNVDVVRAGQLARCLGAWQTPVALFVNPQLELVQSVIAEIPNVLLQFHGDESPEFCESFQRPFMKAVRMKPGVDLIAESVKFYSAQAILVDSWSEAYGGTGHTFDWSLLPKAGELKQALVLSGGLDECNVAQAIAGLQPYGVDVSSGIESARGVKCIEKIEKFCMAVQKADAGLL encoded by the coding sequence ATGAGAACCCGAATCAAGCTCTGTGGCTTTCAAACTGAAGACACCGTGCGAGCTGCAACCCGCGCCGGTGCCGATGCAATCGGTTTTGTGTTTTACCCGCCATCGCCCCGCAATGTGGATGTGGTCAGGGCAGGGCAATTGGCACGTTGTCTGGGTGCCTGGCAAACCCCGGTGGCCTTGTTTGTGAACCCACAGCTGGAATTGGTGCAGTCGGTGATTGCAGAAATTCCGAATGTGTTGCTCCAATTCCATGGCGACGAGTCACCTGAATTTTGCGAAAGTTTCCAGAGACCTTTCATGAAAGCCGTGCGAATGAAACCCGGGGTTGATTTGATTGCTGAAAGTGTGAAGTTTTATTCTGCGCAAGCAATACTTGTCGATTCATGGAGCGAGGCGTATGGTGGTACAGGCCATACTTTTGACTGGTCTTTGCTACCCAAGGCAGGTGAATTGAAGCAGGCTTTGGTATTATCCGGGGGGTTGGATGAATGCAATGTGGCGCAAGCCATTGCAGGGCTACAACCTTACGGGGTCGACGTGTCCAGCGGAATTGAATCCGCGCGCGGCGTGAAATGTATCGAAAAAATCGAAAAGTTCTGCATGGCGGTTCAAAAAGCCGATGCAGGGCTGTTGTAA
- the folC gene encoding bifunctional tetrahydrofolate synthase/dihydrofolate synthase, which produces MNPAVPEQKPVKPGASGTLNEWLTYLESIHSKPIDMGLDRLKVVQRQMNFALNGVVFTVAGTNGKGSTCAMLESILIQAGYKVGMYTSPHLIRFTERARINGEEVAETDLIAAFERVEQARTDTSTSLTYFEFTTLAVAWLFSQTSLDAVILEVGLGGRLDAVNAFDTDCAICTSVDLDHQAFLGPDRESIGREKAGIFRPGKPAIVGDPKPPQSVIDHAEAIGADLWMFARDFNYSGDKQQWAYGGRSMRRAALAYPALRGTNQLLNASAALAALESVRDRLPVPAQSIRQGFLLVEWPGRFQVLPGQPTVVLDVGHNPHAAAHLRESLDNMGFFPYTHCIFGMLADKDAVAVVNALNDRVDHWHLVPLEGDRGRSTEQLLQQLAQAGVDSPAFDWVGNSQALAKGGIAKQPPEKSVQSYNSVSQAYAVVTSAVPPNDRILVFGSFLVVAQAMQAKEAIRKRPG; this is translated from the coding sequence TTGAATCCTGCAGTACCCGAACAAAAACCAGTAAAACCCGGTGCCAGCGGCACCCTGAACGAGTGGCTGACCTATCTTGAGTCGATACACAGCAAGCCCATTGACATGGGTCTGGATCGATTGAAGGTGGTGCAGCGGCAGATGAACTTCGCGCTAAATGGCGTGGTCTTTACCGTCGCTGGGACCAATGGCAAGGGGTCGACCTGCGCCATGCTTGAAAGCATTCTGATTCAGGCTGGTTACAAAGTGGGAATGTACACTTCACCGCACCTGATCCGCTTTACTGAACGGGCACGAATCAATGGCGAAGAAGTAGCTGAAACCGATTTGATTGCTGCTTTCGAACGGGTTGAGCAAGCGCGTACCGACACATCCACTTCATTGACGTATTTTGAATTCACCACGCTGGCCGTGGCTTGGCTGTTTTCCCAAACCAGTCTGGACGCAGTCATTCTGGAAGTAGGCCTGGGTGGTCGACTGGATGCGGTGAATGCCTTTGACACTGATTGTGCCATTTGCACCAGCGTGGACCTGGATCACCAGGCTTTTCTGGGCCCAGACCGCGAAAGCATTGGTCGCGAGAAGGCGGGCATCTTCCGCCCTGGCAAACCGGCAATTGTAGGCGACCCCAAGCCGCCACAAAGCGTGATTGATCATGCAGAAGCAATTGGTGCTGACCTCTGGATGTTCGCACGTGATTTCAACTACAGCGGTGACAAACAACAATGGGCCTACGGTGGCCGAAGCATGCGCCGGGCCGCTCTGGCCTATCCGGCTTTGCGGGGCACCAATCAGCTTTTGAATGCTTCAGCTGCGTTAGCCGCGCTTGAGTCTGTTCGGGATCGTTTGCCTGTCCCCGCCCAGTCGATTCGCCAAGGGTTTTTGCTGGTGGAATGGCCTGGCCGTTTCCAGGTGTTGCCCGGTCAGCCCACCGTGGTGCTGGATGTGGGGCACAACCCGCATGCAGCCGCCCATTTGCGCGAAAGCCTCGACAACATGGGGTTCTTTCCCTACACCCACTGCATTTTTGGCATGCTGGCTGACAAAGATGCGGTTGCAGTGGTCAATGCTTTGAACGACCGTGTAGACCATTGGCACCTCGTTCCTCTGGAAGGGGATCGGGGTCGATCCACCGAGCAACTTTTGCAGCAATTGGCACAGGCCGGCGTGGATTCGCCGGCGTTTGACTGGGTGGGCAATTCACAGGCGCTCGCAAAAGGCGGAATTGCAAAGCAGCCCCCGGAAAAAAGCGTTCAGAGCTACAACAGTGTGAGCCAAGCGTATGCTGTGGTCACTTCTGCAGTACCGCCAAATGATAGAATTCTCGTTTTTGGATCCTTCTTGGTTGTGGCGCAGGCCATGCAAGCCAAAGAAGCGATTCGAAAGCGGCCCGGTTAA
- the accD gene encoding acetyl-CoA carboxylase, carboxyltransferase subunit beta — MSWLDKIIPPRISSKTPGDAAKKSVPEGIWAKCKSCDAVLYQNDLVNNAMVCPSCTYHMRIGSRERLNLLFDNDERVEIGREVMPMDTLKFKDSKSYTARLNEAKEATGETDALVVQKGVMNGIEVVIACFEFEFMGGSMGSVVGERFCRGVQAALDANVPFISVAASGGARMQEGLGSLMQMAKTSAMLAKLSQARLPYISVLTDPTMGGVSASFAFLGDVVVAEPKALIGFAGPRVIEQTVRQTLPEGFQRAEFLMEKGALDCIVDRREMKKTLASLLALLMKKQLDQAA, encoded by the coding sequence ATGAGCTGGTTAGACAAAATTATTCCGCCCCGAATTTCCTCTAAAACGCCGGGCGATGCTGCCAAGAAAAGCGTGCCCGAAGGAATCTGGGCGAAATGCAAGAGCTGTGATGCCGTGCTGTACCAGAATGACCTGGTCAACAACGCCATGGTTTGCCCCTCGTGCACGTACCACATGCGGATTGGTTCGCGTGAGCGCTTGAATTTGCTCTTTGACAATGACGAGCGTGTGGAAATTGGCCGTGAAGTGATGCCGATGGACACCTTGAAGTTCAAAGACAGCAAAAGCTACACCGCCCGCCTGAATGAGGCCAAAGAAGCCACTGGCGAAACCGATGCATTGGTGGTTCAAAAAGGCGTCATGAATGGAATTGAGGTGGTGATTGCCTGTTTCGAATTTGAGTTCATGGGCGGTTCCATGGGTTCGGTGGTGGGTGAGCGCTTTTGCCGTGGTGTACAGGCCGCATTGGATGCCAATGTGCCGTTCATCAGCGTGGCCGCATCGGGCGGAGCGCGCATGCAGGAAGGCCTGGGCTCGTTGATGCAAATGGCGAAAACCTCGGCCATGCTGGCCAAGTTGAGCCAGGCCCGCTTGCCTTACATTTCTGTATTGACCGACCCAACCATGGGCGGTGTGTCAGCCAGTTTTGCTTTCCTTGGTGATGTGGTGGTGGCCGAGCCCAAGGCATTGATCGGTTTTGCCGGTCCTCGCGTGATTGAACAAACCGTGCGTCAAACTTTGCCGGAAGGTTTTCAGCGTGCTGAATTCCTGATGGAAAAAGGTGCGCTTGATTGCATCGTAGACCGCCGTGAAATGAAAAAAACACTGGCAAGCCTGTTGGCCTTGCTGATGAAAAAGCAGCTTGACCAGGCTGCCTGA
- the trpA gene encoding tryptophan synthase subunit alpha, which translates to MSRIKAVFEKLKEEGRKGLIPFVTGGDPEPGQTVAMLHALANAGSDVIELGVPFSDPMADGPVIQRSSERALAKGISSRKILDYVAEFRQTNQHTPIVLMGYANPIERMGVEKYVSEAKKAGVDGVLVVDYPPEESIEFSGYLRSAGLDPIFLLAPTSSDERIEKVAKVASGYVYYVSLKGVTGAQNLNTAEVSSKLPTIRKHTDVPVGVGFGIRDAESACRVAQSADAVVIGSALIQVLEAGNPQDAAALAGQFIAPIRAALDAQFGAKQ; encoded by the coding sequence ATGTCAAGAATCAAAGCAGTATTTGAAAAATTGAAAGAAGAGGGTCGCAAGGGGCTCATCCCGTTTGTGACCGGTGGAGACCCCGAGCCAGGCCAAACCGTGGCCATGCTTCACGCCTTGGCCAATGCGGGTTCTGATGTGATTGAGTTGGGAGTACCGTTTTCCGACCCCATGGCCGATGGTCCGGTGATTCAGCGTTCCAGCGAACGGGCCTTGGCCAAGGGCATCAGCTCACGCAAAATCCTGGATTACGTGGCCGAATTTCGTCAAACCAACCAGCACACGCCGATAGTCTTGATGGGTTATGCCAACCCGATTGAACGCATGGGTGTTGAAAAGTATGTAAGTGAAGCCAAAAAGGCGGGTGTGGACGGTGTGTTGGTGGTGGATTACCCGCCTGAAGAGTCGATCGAATTTTCAGGCTACCTGCGTTCGGCCGGTTTGGACCCGATTTTCCTTTTGGCACCCACTTCGTCAGACGAGCGGATCGAGAAAGTAGCCAAAGTGGCCAGCGGGTATGTGTATTACGTTTCGTTAAAAGGCGTGACCGGTGCCCAGAACCTTAACACCGCCGAGGTCAGTTCCAAGTTGCCAACCATACGCAAACACACCGATGTACCCGTGGGCGTGGGCTTTGGCATTCGCGATGCCGAGTCGGCCTGTCGGGTGGCTCAATCTGCCGATGCAGTGGTCATTGGTTCCGCCTTGATCCAGGTTCTCGAGGCCGGCAATCCACAGGACGCCGCTGCTTTGGCTGGCCAGTTTATTGCCCCGATTCGTGCAGCGCTGGACGCGCAGTTTGGCGCCAAACAATAA
- a CDS encoding CvpA family protein produces the protein MTLALTLFDYVVIGVLVLSVLLGLFRGMVKEVLSLANWVIAFWVANRYGAELAVYMDWAESLTPPMKALIGCAVAFFATMIVGAIFISLLGKIVSAAGLGFADRGLGGAFGFARGLFIVLVLVTGAGFTSLPEQPFWRNAMLSPLAEDAMREIKPHLPESVAKWVRY, from the coding sequence GTGACCCTTGCGTTGACCCTGTTCGATTATGTAGTGATTGGTGTTTTAGTGCTTTCCGTGCTGTTGGGCTTGTTCCGAGGTATGGTCAAAGAGGTGCTTTCACTTGCCAATTGGGTCATTGCATTCTGGGTGGCCAACCGTTATGGTGCTGAGCTTGCCGTGTACATGGACTGGGCTGAATCATTGACCCCTCCGATGAAGGCCTTGATCGGCTGTGCGGTCGCTTTTTTTGCCACCATGATTGTGGGTGCCATATTTATTTCCCTGTTGGGCAAAATTGTCTCAGCCGCCGGGCTGGGGTTTGCTGATCGGGGTTTGGGCGGGGCGTTCGGCTTCGCACGTGGTTTGTTTATTGTGTTGGTGCTGGTCACCGGGGCAGGATTCACCTCGCTTCCGGAACAGCCATTTTGGCGAAATGCCATGTTGTCCCCTTTGGCTGAGGACGCGATGAGAGAAATCAAACCGCATCTGCCGGAAAGTGTGGCCAAGTGGGTACGCTACTAG
- the truA gene encoding tRNA pseudouridine(38-40) synthase TruA: protein MNRVVLGLSYDGHDFEGWQTQPHGRTVQDRLSKAIEAIAHDTVSIVCAGRTDTGVHARQQVVHFDSAVERPLTAWVKGVNNGLPPTISVKGAKLLDPEFHARFSAVSRTYRYYFYSSPVRDPFKRFMTWVHYPLDLQAMRSASACLLGTHDFSAFRASQCQAASPVRTLHAMNLFEETDHCYFEIQGNAFLHHMVRNLMGSLMEVGLGRQPVNWLKQVLESKNRSLAAKTYPAQGLSLWKIEYPEQYGIQDLFS, encoded by the coding sequence ATGAACCGGGTTGTATTGGGTCTGAGCTATGACGGCCATGATTTTGAGGGCTGGCAGACTCAGCCGCATGGTCGAACCGTGCAAGACCGGCTGAGCAAGGCCATTGAGGCCATTGCGCACGACACTGTATCGATCGTGTGTGCCGGAAGAACCGACACGGGTGTCCATGCCCGCCAGCAGGTGGTGCATTTCGATTCTGCTGTTGAACGGCCCCTGACGGCCTGGGTCAAGGGCGTGAACAACGGCTTGCCGCCTACAATTTCGGTCAAAGGGGCCAAGTTGCTTGACCCCGAGTTTCATGCCCGTTTCAGTGCTGTTTCCCGAACCTACCGCTACTATTTCTACAGTTCACCCGTGCGTGACCCTTTCAAGCGGTTCATGACCTGGGTTCATTACCCGCTTGATCTTCAAGCCATGCGCAGTGCAAGCGCCTGTTTGCTGGGTACCCACGATTTCAGTGCCTTTCGCGCTTCTCAGTGCCAGGCTGCAAGCCCCGTAAGAACCTTGCACGCCATGAACCTTTTTGAAGAAACCGACCACTGTTATTTTGAAATTCAGGGCAACGCTTTTTTACACCACATGGTCAGAAATCTGATGGGCAGCTTGATGGAAGTGGGTTTAGGCCGGCAGCCTGTAAACTGGTTGAAACAGGTGCTAGAGTCGAAAAACCGCAGCCTGGCTGCAAAAACTTACCCGGCACAGGGCTTGAGCCTGTGGAAAATTGAATACCCCGAGCAGTACGGCATACAGGACCTGTTTTCATGA
- a CDS encoding SPOR domain-containing protein, whose product MSSNSRSTAKNKVNNDPVDELKRRSRRRLVGSIALFLAAIIVVPALVENEEAPTSSDVELVVPARPSAEVVAPPSQVTPEAKLEAPQSGQERASAVAPVAPPVEPPPIVAEPKPEPKPEPKPEPKPEPKPEPKPEPKPEPKPEPKPEPKPEPKPELKPEPKPEPKAEAKPAVEDPIADFAKPETSKVETYWVQVAAVSDKARADSLAKEISGKGYSARVESANTSGGTVYRVRVGPIAGQAKADETKAKLGAAGYTTGRVVQ is encoded by the coding sequence GTGAGTTCAAATTCGCGTTCTACTGCCAAGAACAAAGTCAACAACGATCCGGTTGATGAGTTAAAACGCAGGTCCAGAAGGCGGTTGGTGGGCTCCATTGCACTTTTTCTGGCAGCCATCATTGTGGTGCCCGCTTTGGTTGAAAACGAGGAAGCACCTACCAGCAGCGATGTGGAGCTGGTGGTTCCTGCCCGTCCCTCTGCAGAGGTTGTTGCACCGCCTTCACAGGTTACCCCTGAAGCAAAACTTGAAGCCCCGCAATCTGGTCAGGAACGTGCCAGTGCGGTTGCGCCTGTGGCGCCCCCCGTTGAGCCTCCGCCCATTGTGGCAGAACCCAAGCCAGAGCCTAAGCCAGAACCCAAGCCAGAGCCTAAGCCAGAACCCAAGCCAGAACCCAAGCCAGAGCCTAAGCCAGAGCCTAAGCCAGAACCCAAGCCAGAACCCAAGCCAGAGCCTAAGCCCGAACTCAAGCCAGAGCCTAAGCCTGAACCGAAAGCTGAAGCCAAGCCTGCAGTGGAAGATCCAATTGCCGATTTTGCAAAACCTGAAACCAGCAAGGTTGAAACCTATTGGGTTCAGGTAGCCGCTGTCAGCGACAAAGCGCGCGCAGATTCGCTGGCCAAGGAAATTAGTGGCAAAGGTTATTCTGCAAGGGTTGAGTCTGCAAACACGAGTGGTGGCACCGTGTATCGGGTGCGGGTCGGGCCGATTGCAGGACAGGCCAAGGCTGATGAAACCAAGGCGAAACTGGGTGCCGCGGGCTACACCACCGGGAGGGTGGTGCAGTGA
- the trpB gene encoding tryptophan synthase subunit beta, whose amino-acid sequence MNKPYEFPDATGHFGPYGGTFVSETLVHALEELKSVYAHYQNDPEFLAEFESELKHFVGRPSPVYHAKRWSDLVGGAQIYFKREDLNHTGAHKVNNCIGQAMLAKRMGKLRVIAETGAGQHGVATATVAARYGMKCVVYMGQEDVARQAQNVFRMKLLGAEVIPVSSGSKTLKDALNEAMRDWVTNVEDTFYIIGTVAGPHPYPMLVRDFQSVIGRECIQQMPLMVGKQPDYVLACVGGGSNAMGIFHPYLNVDGVQLVGVEAAGEGIETGKHAASLSAGTPGVLHGNRTYLLQSDDGQIIETHSVSAGLDYPGVGPEHAWLKDSGRAQYVGVTDAEALEAFHQCCRIEGIIPALESSHALAHAAKLAKTLPKDKVILVNLSGRGDKDMHTVARQSGAEFYCHPDCKTGAEMACNKK is encoded by the coding sequence ATGAACAAACCCTATGAATTTCCAGACGCCACTGGCCATTTCGGCCCTTACGGCGGCACTTTCGTGTCCGAGACACTGGTTCATGCGTTGGAAGAGCTGAAAAGCGTCTACGCCCACTACCAGAATGACCCTGAATTTCTGGCCGAGTTTGAAAGTGAGCTCAAGCATTTTGTAGGTCGTCCAAGTCCGGTTTACCACGCCAAGCGTTGGTCTGACCTGGTGGGTGGTGCGCAGATTTATTTCAAGCGGGAAGACCTGAACCACACCGGTGCGCACAAGGTGAACAACTGCATTGGTCAAGCCATGCTGGCCAAGCGCATGGGCAAGCTCCGCGTAATCGCCGAAACAGGCGCCGGCCAGCACGGAGTGGCCACAGCAACAGTGGCTGCCCGTTATGGCATGAAGTGCGTGGTGTACATGGGCCAGGAAGACGTGGCGCGCCAGGCGCAAAACGTGTTTCGCATGAAGTTGCTGGGCGCCGAGGTTATTCCGGTTTCTTCAGGTTCAAAGACCCTGAAAGACGCATTGAATGAAGCCATGCGCGACTGGGTCACCAACGTGGAAGATACGTTTTACATCATTGGTACTGTGGCTGGGCCGCACCCTTACCCCATGCTGGTTCGCGACTTCCAAAGCGTGATTGGCCGTGAATGCATTCAGCAAATGCCGCTGATGGTGGGCAAGCAGCCCGATTACGTTCTGGCCTGCGTGGGCGGTGGATCCAATGCTATGGGCATCTTCCACCCCTATTTGAACGTGGATGGCGTGCAACTGGTGGGTGTAGAAGCGGCAGGCGAGGGCATTGAAACCGGCAAACATGCAGCCTCATTGAGTGCTGGCACACCCGGCGTACTGCACGGTAACCGTACTTACCTGCTGCAAAGCGACGATGGTCAGATCATTGAAACCCATTCGGTTTCCGCAGGCCTGGATTATCCAGGTGTGGGGCCCGAGCATGCATGGTTGAAAGATTCTGGCCGCGCGCAATACGTAGGTGTCACCGATGCAGAGGCATTGGAAGCGTTTCACCAGTGCTGCCGAATCGAAGGCATTATTCCTGCGCTGGAAAGCAGCCACGCCTTGGCCCATGCTGCCAAGCTGGCCAAAACCCTGCCGAAAGACAAAGTAATTCTGGTCAACCTTTCTGGCCGCGGCGACAAGGACATGCACACGGTCGCACGCCAGAGTGGTGCGGAATTCTATTGCCACCCCGATTGCAAAACAGGCGCAGAAATGGCCTGCAATAAAAAATAA
- a CDS encoding FimV/HubP family polar landmark protein, with protein MASTFAQAAQLGKLEVLSGAGEPFLAQIQIDLVTPEERASLQAKLASAEAFKAARLTMDPNLKNLKFAIQDGKQAGTALVKITADKPLPAGFIDTLVELTWAGGRVAREYTLTIPLGPAPEEKPASTALPEIRPPMTPPAAAVVPPAAEPVSKASPAPTVSQDAPVDSKTGTLQVKRGDTLSELALNLAGDGVSLNQAMAAIYEANKDSFINGSVHLIREGAQIQVPNRTALRAKSANEALLVLANNDDRNVYSAYARQIGLLTVENQTAAASTTSTQGSIAPKQKLEPNTSAREDRLQIAPSASTSAGKADLNAEELLAKNKALAEANERIALLEKNVSDLQRLLDMQKDLGETPTGEPVAPPAAETSGAENDAAADAPGVEVPSETLTDDSPETTATETPAAESSEPAAVEPVPEDAPFDWMPWILGGAGALVALIVALLLIRARRNKSNGQEDDSDLSDESSFSEVHEFDEVVAAAGSAIDTDKNSTLNKSENSDFDLDEVLNDRLKPVEPEELTQSMPPPTRVEPQMDFPPATPENDIPELVEASDESMGHKDSLNSEVNLEFPEDDPVKADGSSILDDLDSLEKGALAAQEELDEIRKQPVPEQTPEEFDASAAFDEMVQEACNPEAGDNAPEQEPTPETGPETVDLDLDVPGPKVDDATWQEVATKLDLAGAYVEIGDADGAKELLNEIVKKGDADQVRKAKALLATLN; from the coding sequence TTGGCAAGTACCTTCGCGCAGGCGGCTCAATTGGGGAAGCTGGAAGTGCTTTCTGGCGCTGGCGAGCCTTTTCTGGCGCAAATCCAGATTGATTTGGTAACACCAGAAGAGCGCGCCTCGCTTCAGGCCAAACTGGCCTCCGCAGAGGCCTTCAAGGCAGCTCGCCTGACCATGGACCCCAACCTGAAGAATCTGAAGTTTGCCATTCAGGATGGAAAGCAGGCGGGCACAGCCCTGGTGAAGATTACCGCTGACAAGCCTTTGCCAGCTGGTTTTATTGATACCTTGGTCGAGTTGACCTGGGCTGGCGGTCGAGTGGCCCGTGAATACACGCTGACCATTCCACTGGGCCCGGCGCCTGAGGAAAAGCCTGCATCGACAGCGCTGCCGGAAATCCGGCCACCAATGACGCCACCTGCCGCCGCTGTGGTGCCTCCTGCTGCCGAGCCTGTCTCCAAAGCATCACCGGCCCCCACGGTTAGCCAAGACGCTCCAGTTGACTCAAAGACAGGTACCTTGCAGGTCAAGCGTGGCGACACCTTGTCCGAGCTGGCTTTGAACCTGGCTGGCGATGGTGTAAGCCTGAACCAAGCCATGGCTGCAATTTATGAAGCCAACAAGGATTCTTTCATCAATGGCAGCGTGCACCTGATCCGCGAGGGTGCGCAGATCCAGGTGCCGAATCGCACCGCACTGCGTGCCAAATCGGCCAACGAGGCATTGCTCGTTCTAGCCAACAACGATGACCGCAATGTGTACTCTGCCTACGCCCGACAAATCGGCTTGTTGACAGTAGAAAATCAGACTGCAGCAGCTTCCACTACCAGTACACAAGGCAGCATTGCGCCAAAGCAAAAATTGGAACCCAATACATCTGCACGTGAAGACCGCTTGCAGATTGCGCCAAGTGCTTCAACCAGCGCGGGCAAAGCGGATTTGAACGCAGAAGAATTGCTGGCCAAAAACAAGGCCTTGGCAGAAGCCAACGAGCGAATTGCCCTGCTTGAGAAAAATGTCAGTGACCTGCAACGGTTGCTGGACATGCAAAAAGATCTTGGTGAGACACCGACAGGCGAGCCAGTGGCACCTCCTGCAGCAGAAACCAGTGGTGCAGAAAACGATGCTGCTGCTGACGCACCGGGTGTGGAAGTGCCCTCCGAGACTTTGACCGACGATTCACCCGAGACGACTGCTACGGAAACTCCTGCGGCTGAATCCAGCGAGCCTGCAGCCGTTGAACCCGTACCTGAAGATGCTCCCTTCGACTGGATGCCCTGGATTCTGGGTGGTGCAGGTGCTTTGGTGGCTTTGATTGTCGCGTTGCTGCTGATTCGAGCTCGCCGGAATAAATCTAATGGGCAAGAGGATGATTCGGATTTGTCTGATGAATCGTCTTTCAGTGAAGTGCATGAGTTTGATGAGGTCGTTGCTGCTGCCGGTTCAGCCATTGATACGGATAAAAACAGCACATTGAACAAGTCTGAAAACTCGGATTTCGACCTGGACGAGGTTTTGAACGATCGACTGAAGCCCGTCGAACCAGAAGAATTGACGCAATCCATGCCGCCTCCAACGCGCGTTGAGCCCCAAATGGATTTCCCACCGGCGACCCCGGAGAATGACATTCCCGAGCTTGTCGAAGCATCCGATGAGTCCATGGGCCACAAGGATTCCCTGAACAGCGAAGTCAATCTGGAGTTTCCTGAGGATGATCCGGTGAAGGCGGATGGCAGTTCAATTCTCGACGATCTGGATTCGCTGGAGAAAGGCGCTTTAGCGGCTCAGGAAGAACTGGACGAGATAAGGAAGCAGCCTGTACCCGAACAAACTCCCGAGGAGTTTGATGCCTCGGCCGCTTTTGATGAAATGGTTCAGGAGGCCTGCAACCCCGAGGCGGGCGATAATGCGCCCGAGCAGGAGCCCACACCTGAGACAGGACCGGAAACTGTTGACCTGGATCTGGATGTACCGGGCCCCAAAGTGGATGACGCCACTTGGCAGGAAGTTGCCACCAAGCTGGACCTGGCAGGTGCGTATGTGGAAATTGGTGATGCGGACGGGGCCAAAGAACTGTTGAATGAAATTGTCAAAAAAGGCGATGCAGACCAGGTTCGCAAGGCCAAGGCGCTTTTGGCTACCTTGAATTAA